Within the Cotesia glomerata isolate CgM1 linkage group LG6, MPM_Cglom_v2.3, whole genome shotgun sequence genome, the region taaaaaaccaaaaaaacatcacaatgtaaaaaaaaaaattttctagtcaagaaatagaaaaaatattcgtAACCCTTAAATTAAACACGAAAACTCGAGAAAAAAGCCATTATTtggattacttttttttaagattatatatgaaaattaatgtagcatatatttaataatttaaaaaattttataacaaattttggccaaaaaaaatattgacatttagaaattttaaaaaataaaaaatgcaattttttaaaaatgattttttggaaaaaatctttttgttaaataaaattaaaaaattgtcaagtgatagctaactttaatgtcatagaTTATTTTGGTGCCAAAATCAAACggtcagaaaaaaaatgtatttttatattttttacgatcaaatgagcattatgagtcgtgcacttttggattttccagattttttaatattaatattgattggtttgttacaaatttgataataaataaataaaaaaagacctGCTTTTAACGTTGCATTGCCCGAACTTGCTCCGTTACGTCTTCTAATTTAGCAGAACTCCTGTCGACTGCTGCCAGCTGACACTCCAGGTGGGAAGTGATCAATGCTAGTTTCTCTAGATTATTTTCTGCGTTTTCTAGGCTATGCTCTTGTTGTGCAAAATTCTTCGCTGATTGCATCAAGatctaaaaaaacaattattaagttagaaaaatttgattcaaCTCAttaagtatatttaaaattgattatttactTCAGTGCTTTTGGAGCCGCGTTGAATCTGACGTGCAAGAGAAGCAATATTATTGACATTAACTTGAACTTTATCAGCCAATCGCATTTTCGACTCAACAAAAAGACTACGCGCACTTGTGCTCGATGCAGATGCCATAATGGCGTTTTATACAAATCACTTATTATGTTACGGAAACAATAGTTACTTTTATTACAtcaatttgtatttatatattaagcTGCCAGCTGAGACCGATAGCAACTACAGCCTTGATTACCCCCCACCTAAAATTCAAAGAAATCAACAGCAACGCCTCTACAGTTCAGTTAGTAACTTAACCATAAGTtggaaaatattgaaatgttatattttttatgagtgAGCACACGTGAACCACGTGAAAattgtttgtaattttaataaataattaacacttTAAAAATgggtaagaaaaataaaagtaagcAAAAAATAAGCGGTAGTGAAAAAACTGCGATGAAaacggagaaaaaaatgaatttaaaaatgaaaaaggaGTTAGCGGCTATTGGAGAGgttagtaattttatttataaaaatatttatttatttttaatgggATTGTGTATGATTTTAATAGGATGACATTGAAAAAGTAGTCGCGCAAATTGAGAGAGAAGAAGCAGCGAGACAAAAAGTCGTGGAAGCGGTTGTCGATCAACCGTCGAGGCGAGTTAATTTCACGTTGACGGCTCACCCTTTTAAAGATGAGCTGGTGATGCTGGGAGGAGAGTTTCACGATGGACGTCAAACAACTGTTTATGGAGACATGTTTTTTTAcagcttgaataaaaaaacctGGACTGTAGTAAAGGCGCCTGGAGCTCCACCTCCAAGATGTGGACATCAAGCAGTGGCTATTTCTAGTAACAAAGGTGAACTCTGGGTATTTGGTGGAGAATTTTCAAGTCCTTCAGAGTCTCAGTTTTACCACTACAAAGATTTATGGGTTTTTAACTTCGGTGAGAAGAAATGGAAGAAAGTTGCAGTGCCGAATGGACCTACTTCGAGAAGTGGACACCGAATGGTTTATGCGAAGAAACAGCTGTTTGTCTTTGGCGGTTTTCACGACAACACCCGTGACTTCAAGTATTAcaatgatttttatatatttgatttgACAGCTTACACCTGGCAGAAAGTTGAAATTACAGGAATTGTTCCTCCTCCAAGGTCTGGGTGCATTGTTTTGCCTACTAcggataataaaattttgatttacgGAGGTTACAGTAAGGAAAGAGTTAAAAAGGACGTGGACAAGGGTCAAGTTCACACAGATATGTATGTCCTGAGTCCTCCTAAAGAAGAAAGCAAAGATCAGAAGTGGAAATCCGCTCATGTTAAACAGTcaggaattaaattttctcctCGATGCAGCTCATCAGCTGTTATGGTCTCTCCGAATGTCGCTTATTTGTTTGGAGGAGTTTACGATGATGAGGATGACGAAGACGATGAAGAACTTCACGGGACATTTTTCAATGATCTGCTGGCTTTGGACATCGAGAAACGCCAGTGGAAAAACGTCGTAGTGGCGCCAGAGAAAGATAAAACTAAGCGAAGACGCAAAAAGGATGACATGGATGTTCAAGATGTTGATGCTGATGACGACGAAGATGAGGAAGATACCGAACCAGAACCAGCTAAAGTAGTTATCGATGACGGAGTGTTCACAATGACTCTTGGACCCGCTCCTGTCGCTTCAACATGTTCCAGAGGATCAGAAGGACCCAAAGCTCAAACATTTACTCCTGCTCCGAGAATAAATCCTGGGCTTGTTGTCAAAAACAACGTACTCTATTTGTACGGTGGGTTGTATGAAGACGGAGACAGACAGTACACTCTGAATGATTTCTACAGTTTAGATCTTCATAAATTGAATGAATGGCAGACTATTATTGCGAATGATGTCTCATCCCAAGTTTGGCTAGACTCAGAGAGCTCCGAGTCTGACAGTGATAGTGACGATAGTAGTGATGAAAGTATGGAAGttgagtaaaatatttttatttaagtaataaataatttttttttatacaaatctCGGAATTTTTTCGAGCTCATATTGAAGATGTTTGAtctagaaataaatattaattttattatttgtatggttatttttagatttaattaatttacctgATTTTCTATTTTTGTCCTGCTTTCTtcagttttatatttttcttgagaTAAACTTTTTGAaagcttttctatattttgttccaattttatttttttattttctactttatCTGTCATTTGTCCAGCAATTTGTTTATCCTGCAAATTTAATCCATCGTGAaactctaatttttattaactaaaactCATTAATTaccttcaataaataatacaatttaaaacCAGATTCATTACTACAAATACTATTTTCTTCGACGACATAAGTATTTTCTGGTAGAATTTTGGTGTCGCTGATTCGGGTCGTAGCAATTATAACATTGATATTATCCTcaaataattctaaattatCTTTATCCGTCACAATATGAActaagaaataaattcttcattaatattacaaaattaattcaaatatacTAAAGCTTACCTTCTAGAATAGATGACTTGTTAacataagtataaatatttctaacagccagaattatttgtaaaacCTGACTAAACCTTTCTTCTAATTTACAATCTCTATCATCTTCTTCAAAAGTcggatattttaatttcattatcgAAGGGGTCTGAGTGAATGCTGGAAGCTTCTTAGCGAGTCTCGAGTACAATTCTTCGCACAAGTACGGCATTACCGGTGAAATTGTTCTCAGAGAAACTTCTAAGCACCGTATCAAGCTGTATCTATGACTTCGAAAAATGTCTTCATTAGAAGTCTGCAGTCCAGGTTTGGTtgcttcaataaaaaaatcacagaattcatagtaaaaaaattgtctgaaAGCCTTAATGGCTTTATAAAAATTCCGCTCTTCAAACGATTTATTTACAGTGTCTACCATGAAAGCTAAGCGACTCAACACCCACTTATCCACCGTTGTCAGATTACCAGGCTTTTCTATAACACTATCATCAGTAACAAGCAAAACATATTTACAAGCTTGCCATATTTTGTTACAGAAATGTTTGTTCGTCTTACACTCACTGACATTAAAACTAATCTTctcgtttttaatattatgaCTACTGAGAGTGAGTCTCAGCGCGTCGATTCCACACTCATCTATTCCCTCACCAAACATTTTACTATTAACAGTCAATGTGTGTTTAAGTTCAGCCTTGCTGAGAATTCCTGCTGCAAAACTTTCTTCAGCTTTCGCATTAAGACCTTCTAAACTTATTCCATCGACAACGTACTCTGGTAAGATAACATTTCCGCGActtttagacatttttttacCCTGAGCGTCACACAAAATCCCATGAAGTAGTACTTCATTGTAAGGAAGCTTTCCCACTAACTCCGAGCACAGCATCACCATCCTCGCCACCCAGAACATCATAATATCATGTCCAGTTTCCATAAGACTCAAAGGATAATACTTGGTGTACTTGTCATCTGGCCAGCCCATCGCAGACAATGGTAACAATCCCGCAGAGAACCAAGTATCCAGCACATCATCATCTTGCTGAACTTCAATTGCTCCAAATTGTTTTTTAGCCACATATCGAGCTTCCGCGAGGCTCGAAGCTACAACCCAATTTTCATTTTGACTTCCTAGACATTTGTAAGCGGGAATCCGATGGCCCCACCACAACTGTCTCGACACACACCAGTCCTTGGTCTTACTCAAATAATCCAGCCACATTTCTTCGAACCTAGAAGGGTTTAGTTTTAATTTGTGACTAGTTACGGCCTCCATAGCCTTTTCAGCCATTTTTCGCATGCTGACAAACCACTGCTCTCTCATCATATACTCAATTACGTCTCCAGACCTAGAACAAACAGGAATCACCATCGCATGATCCTTGATACCTCTGATTATTCCTCTGTCAGTTAATTCATCAAGGAGTTTCCTTCTAACGTCGAACCTGTGGACTCCTGAATAATTTTTCGCTCGCTCATTCATAGTACCATCTTCGTTTATTACTTCTATTATTTCCAGAGCGTTCCTACGTGCGATTTCAAGATCCTGGTGATGGTGACCCGGAGTTATTTTTACAGCGCCTGTACCAAAGTCTTGCCTAACACTAGAGTCCGCTATAATAGGAATAAAAGTCTCGCGAAGCGGATGCCAGACTTGTTGACCGATATATCCAGAGTACCGAGGGTCTTCTGGATGTACGGCAATAGCAACGTCTCCAAACATCGACTCAACTCTCGTTGTCGAGACAGCAATCTCATCTTCACagtcttttattttaaaagcaaCGTCCACTATCTCTCCAAATGTCACATTTTTGCTGTAACCAGGAACTTTtaaatcagtttttttatcCACTTTTATTGACTCGACTTCTATGTCAGAAATCGTGCTTCTCAACGTAGGAGACCAGTTTACTAAATCCTTATGTCGGTACACCAAATTACGCTGGTGCAAGGTAACAAATGCTTCATTTACTGCTTTGTTATGTtcctatttaattaaaaaattttcaattagtcTAATGCCaaattttcttggaataaaaattaccttaCTCATTGTGAAATATTCATGCGACCAGTCCAAAGTAGCTCCCAAATTCTTCAGctgctttttaattttatctccTTTATCTCGTTTCCATTCTTCAACGcactccaaaaatttttctctaccCAAATCATGTCTTGTTACCTGCTTAGTggccaataaatttttttctactgcTACCTGCGTAGCTATTCCAGCATGATCTAGACCAGGAACCCAGAGTACAGAATCTCCCTTCATTCTGTGCCTAAGTTTATTAAtaccaataattatttatttatttatttatttatatacttatacGCCAATCGGCTTTGTACACATTGgtaatacaaaattttgagagaaatttatacaaaaaattataatagaaGAAAGACTAATATACATAAAGAAAAGTATTGCAGCATTATGAATTACaagattgtttttaatttagctaagaatattttataggaaccatcgaaaaaatttatgtctGTGTGATATCTATTAATAAGAGCTGATATTCTGTTTCTTGAACTATTGATGACATAGTTTTTATTAGATTTAGTTGCATTCAGTAGTCGATTATGTCTGTAAATTCGGAGCTTCAATTAAGCCtgtgaataatttaaagaagatAGTGCAGTCGGAGATCTGTCTGCGTTTTTCAAAATCATCCAATTTATAGTATTTTAATGCTTCGTCTGGTGTGACTAAGTGTCCATATTTTTTGGCAAACTTATAAGCCAGGATTTTGGAgtactttataatataaaaaaaattaattaagaaataaattaccatCTCGCTAAAATATCTTCAACAGTAATTGTCAGTGCATGTCCTAGGTGCAATACTCCTGTGACATTTGGCGGTGGTAACAACATTTTTATCTGATAATTGTCGTTTTTAGggttgaaataattattcttcaaCCATATTTCATTCCAATATTCTTCTCTACCTTTAGTTTCATAAGTATTTGGAAAATCtagtaaaaaaatgtgtttttaataattttgtttatttgttgatttatttacaagttgataaaaaaatacataccgGCAATACGTGCTTCGTTAAGTTTATTACAATAAGTTctgtataaaataaagcaGCGTTTTAggtcatttaatttattaaaattcatactTTCTGTCaacaattacttttatttgtaattgttatcattaattttaaacttaataaTTGTGATTTTTGTGTAtgtataaacaatttttataaacaaaaaatcacaTGGTGGCGCTTCACAGCTGACTTTTATAGGTTATTTTTTTCCAGAGTAGCATTGagttggtaaaaaaaaaaaaaaaaaataaataaataagtaaataaatttaaatgttaatgcaataattgattaaaattaaaaaatgagttCAGATCATTGCAAGTTTTTTGTTGAACGCAAAAAAAGATTTTGTAGAATGACTGTCAAAAAAGGAAATGAATATTGCGGTGAACATATGGAGAAAAATGTCACcgaaaaaacatcaaaaaggATTCCTTGTCCTTTGGATGATTCTCAGTAAGTTTCTAaatctaattttaaatatttcttcctaaattatttatttaatttatagattatttGCAGTACTTGTTTTGAGTCAAAACTGAAGCAGCATTTGAAAGTTTGCAATGCCAAAAGGCTATTGGATGCAAGACCAGATTGTATTGTAGACGGAATAAATGGTGGAGACGTTGACCTACAAGCTCCTGAGAGAATTCCTCTCACGTTACTAGACCAGAGTGTAGTtgaaaatgttattaaaaaagtagAAGCTGCTGCTGGTATTTAtcaatcttttatttatttataaaatttgagtAATGATTTATGGACGAGTTATGTTTGAACAGAAAAGCTGTCAGAAGtagaagaattaattttgcagCATAATATTCTGGATGGCGAAGTTAATAATTCTTCAtatggaaattatttaaagaagcATCTAATTCAAAACTCGTCTTTGCTAGCGCACTTGAATCGAGCTGGATTATTAAGAGAGAATACTTGCTTCATTGAATTTGGAGCAGGAAaaggtaattattattcattatctatctatcgttgttatttatatcttatttatatttatatctttattgttatttatatttaaaaaaaaaaaaaaaaattatttggatcagaatttaaatattattctgAAATTTTCTATTCGCGCTATTTTGTTCTAAAGTATTGTTACTAAAGAACATATATTGTTACTAGTTATTACTCGCCCGCTCTGCtaggcgctttatagaattatatttttagatctagacttgaaatttaattagagtattgttttgatttgcacagattcccaattctatcAAATTGGCATGCatcttttatccatgtaattattctagctaatattcattgtaactttcaatgtgcaatcattataacattcccgtgtctttcttaaaaaaataaataataattgatatgaaaaaaaaaatttgtaatgagcattgaaagtttcagttaacttaaagaaattgcaggtctcataagtgaataaatctgcctagtatgtaaatataaccaatagaattaaaaaatttattttaaagaaatgacaatcgaatataataaatttagttgcaataaaaattcattatttataagtcaaaaaaatataggttccggataagtaatcaccaacatgtcatatactaaaaccttctccgaaacacgctacatcttatggtataagtattattccgatcagTTCAGTaattttcgcagtataaccggacaaaaaaaccggctctccatttattagtatagatttatatttacatcTTCATACATGATGTAATATttccttaatttatttatttacaggaAAATTAACTTACTGGCTAggtcaattaattaaaaacactaAAGACTCGACAGTAATCTTGGTAGATCGTTCGAGTCATCGGcataaaaatgataacaaattaaaaactgAAGATTGCTCGATAAATATTGTGAGAATACGAGCAGACATTGCTGATCTTTGtttaaataagataaaagaagtgaaaagtaataaatacacTGTAGGAATAGCGAAGCATTTATGTGGTGCTGCGACTggtatgttttaataaataaaatacattttgtctgctgtaaaaataattaataagtaaatattttattattcagatCTGACACTAAGGTGCTTAACAAATTCGACAAAAGATACTGGAGTGAGTGGATTGATAATTGCATTTTGTTGTCATCATCGCTGTGAATACATTTCTTATGTAGGGAAGAAATATTTACAAGAGTGTGGATTTACTCCTGAAGAATTTCCAATTTTATGCAGCATAGCCAGCTGGGCAACTTGCGGCTACGCCAAAAATCGTCAAGCGAGTGTTACTGAGAAAGAATTGaggtaaatttataaaaatatcactTATTAATTGGCGACGGTATTAATTCAGCTTAACTGTAGACGTAGAGAAAATAGatgtaattgtttataaatttttttattaatatttcagcGACGAAAAGAGACGAGAGACACGTGAATCGATAGGTCGAAAGGTCAAATCACTGCTGAATTGGGGTCGGATTAAATATCTGGAATCAATGGGCTTTGAtagtaaattatattattacacTTATCCAGAAATATCTTTGGAAAACATGTGTGTTGTTGCGACTcgtaaaatttcataatataaataaaatttaaattcatattaaagtcaaataacattttatttaattacaaagaaaaaagtataaaaatattttatgattaaagaTACTTACTACAATCAAATGCATCtggaaaatttgttaattaagttGAGAGAGCAAATTATTCCATGTCAAAAAATGTTGATcgtgaattaatttttttaatattctcaTTAACTTGGTCTATTTTAATCTCAATTTTTCTAACGttactttttaattgtttcattTCATTAATAAGAGAAGATAATAATGCTTTTATCTCTGTATTATACGTAGTAGAAGCATCAGTTTGATCAATGTCTCtctgtataaataaatttttaaatgaagcTTCTAATAACGGAATCTTgttatttaaagttttgacTTCATTTTTGATGGCACTTTTATTCTGTAGTTTTGATTTAGAATCGCTAGACAAAGGAAGCGGACGCGATAAACATGCAGTAGAATCtacagataaatttatttcgtaaatatttcattcgtagaaaataaatttttataaattaccatTAGCCATTTCACCATTTATTTTATCCTGCTCCTCTTTAATTactacaatttaatttataattaaaagtttaattattaactgatgGTTTATTCTGAAATACTTACAGAAGTACTGGGTCATAGTCGATGGTTCAGCttctatttctttaattattttatctaaacgTTTTTGTacactaattattttctctTCAGTCAATTCACCGAATAGATTAAAAGTTTTATCCcagaaataatttaacttcCTACTTTTAAAAGCTTTACTCAATTCCTTCAACATCTATCcagaaaataatcaaattccGAGTAATTCTcaatcaaaatataatttaattgcctaaaaaaaaaaatacttacgaAAACAAGTAACACTGTCTGTGGAGTATTATCATCAATTTTGTTTTCGCTCAATGCgtggaaaaaaatagtttctaTATGATAGCTCACAAGAATACTCCAATTTTGGGTGTCTcttaatttctgaaaattattttcaagatACTTCTCTTAcaggaaaaatatttaaaattttccaaacaataattaagaattaacaTACTTTAATATGGCGAATTACTGGTTTAACTTTACCGAATTTCTTTAACATGTCCTGCTCATGAGAATAAAAACTGTACCGCCAATTTTGATGTGGATTTTCACCGTCCTTCAACGGTTTAGGAACAAGATTCCAAGAATATTTCGACTGTTGAATTCCTGGTAGAGGTGGTGCTCGAGAGAACTCTAACACCGGAACCAAGTCAACAGAAAACTTCATAGATTCATAAGTCACACACAAAGTAAACGCTGGTCCGCTTTTTCTTACCTTTACCTAccatgttaattaattaaaataaaatatttatcttcatGCATAATTTTACTCTctcaaagaagaaataacattACAACTGACgacaaaataaccaaacattaataattcagcaaataataaattttctgcaAAAACATACtatgggaaaaaaattttttttattcttcataTGAACGTGGTTATTATCTCGCCAGTTATTATGTCGCCAGTTATTATTTCTCTGGTTAAAACTTCGtggtttcaaaattattacttCATAGTTACTTCCAGAGTCTATAGGAagaatgattttattattccCGTTCTTGAAAGCACTCATACTCTTTTCAACGACTCCTTCGAACCAACGTCGTATTTTGTCATTGTCCAAATAATATTCGCTGTCAAgccatttatttaatactctaatataaataaaaaaatataataatagtatttttttaaagaaacataacaaaataaaaatttacttgtttTCGACCCAAACAGgggaaagtttttttttatcaaatctaATTTTAGCAAAGCCGGGCCTCCCTTTCTGttcaaaaataacattaattaatcatgtatataaataaaaaaaaagttaaaaaaataaacttacttTTATTTCAGCATTATCAAGATCAGGAatagcaaaaattaaatttaaatcaaattcttCCGGTTTTCCAACTTTTGTTAGCTTGTAAAAAGACCCGGTGTACATCGGTCtttgataatattttctaaatactTCATCCTCTTGTTtcaaaatagaaataattttatccgtcacctattatttaattaaaagtacttgaaattttaatttttcaacaattatcATACCATACCTTTGTAAAAATCTTATTATAGTTGGCAGTTTcatctttttgtaaagtaacaaattgatttattttactgaaTATCTCATCACTTctcagctttttttttttattttgctctTCTACACTCATCTGTACaccattttattaaataattattacaacagAAGAAAATTTGTACGatttaataaaagttgaaTACTAAGGAATGTGGTTtggtcaaattaatttatagataaaCAGTCAAATTACCTTGAGTaagattcaaaataaaaagtataacaAGAGTTAGAACGGAGTAGCAATCACTcagttgaattttaaaattcaacagttaaaaataattaagtgctTCAAAAACGGAGCTTCTTGTCACTTTTGAATCGTTTTAAAATTCctaatagaataataataacacttAGTTGATCATTAgtagtataattatttttaattttatttaaaaatattgttcgtAAAGAGTACGACCAATAGACAGCCGACACTTAAGAACTCGCTTCTTTTCTCCAAGTTACGTGTCTAACGACTGAAGCCGCACTGAATATAATAAACGTACATATATGTGAATGTATAATCATATAGGGTGACCAAGCAAATAAATGAACATTTAGCCGGTGAATAAGTATTCATATTTAGTtgctttacatttttaaaaattgcaattaaactGTTAAAGAAACATTTTCTcagcttatttatttaaattttaattacttacatataaacatatatccttatttattactttgtgGATTCATCATTCTGATCACCCTATACATCTATTTTTTGCTTCTTcctttcataactttttttttaaaggcaGCTGTGACTACGTATCGGCTTGATAAAATACAAGcggtaacaaaaattttgatgttaaCGATATCAAGGATTATTTTTCACTCGATAACATTTATGtatgtgataaaaaatatttataaacttaaatatAACTAATAGTAAAACTCTTATGCTATATATTATATgatacaacaaaaaaaaaaaacttaattaatgATGATATGATGTATTGAAtgtgaaatgaaaattttaattagttttatcatttaattaaaattttatattaattaatctttattattttagtaattgAAGGATAGGATTTAATTTGTGATTTAGACCTTATATTCGcgtatttgttttttttttagatatttattaatgattatttttttatccattattaacacaatattttaagaaatgttttatcatttttttttttcgtttttaatCGAtacacaattttaattttgtcacatatttaattatttaaataatataaaacattacattgtttgtaattatttatttataaatggtAGAAAAGAActttataattcaattaaatgtctttttatcaatttcaatttttacaaattcttatatttgtatttaaattaatttattttatgcataaattattgattgggGGTTTATCTTTGTACAGATCGAtttcaactaaaattaaatttttagttcattaacattcatcaattattatttgtttattattattatttttatcatttatgattaaataCGTTATAGTTTAAatggttaattatttattagtattaacggttatatttatttttattaaacacaTAACTCCCGAGTTATATTAAGTATAAACGTTAAtgttgattaatattaaaaattattatttttcataaatcccatttttttttgtttattattattatttgtgatgttttaatttcattttttttccttgtTCTTCAACGTTTTTTTGTTCTTTAGAacttattttttgttacttgGGGCGAGTGTACGGAGTTGTACGATATCGCGAAGCCGAGCCCGATGACGATGATGTCTTGTACGTTTTCCAAGCGCGGCCGGATGAGTCCTCTGCGAATTTAACGgaatccattttttttttaatttattatattttattttaaataatcacaTATTATATTAAAGTATTAGATTAGTTATTGAAGCATCTAAATTTATctagtaatattaatataaattaattattcatttatatttagttttaatcacaataaaatttattattttattttaaatgttattttatttaatcacgttattttttagataaatttttaatagcactagatttattatttttattaatgaattttagaaaatgtatgaaaaaaaaagttatcatttACTTTTACTTACCAGGATATTCAGTTGATTCATAATAATCAGAAGAGTGAGTTGAAGGGACATCGCTGTACTCATAAGTCGTGTAAGATGTCGGCGTATAAATGTCTTCActatattgtaaaatataaaaaattcaaaagtatacataatatttctttaataatttgcatt harbors:
- the LOC123267414 gene encoding kelch domain-containing protein 4 encodes the protein MGKKNKSKQKISGSEKTAMKTEKKMNLKMKKELAAIGEDDIEKVVAQIEREEAARQKVVEAVVDQPSRRVNFTLTAHPFKDELVMLGGEFHDGRQTTVYGDMFFYSLNKKTWTVVKAPGAPPPRCGHQAVAISSNKGELWVFGGEFSSPSESQFYHYKDLWVFNFGEKKWKKVAVPNGPTSRSGHRMVYAKKQLFVFGGFHDNTRDFKYYNDFYIFDLTAYTWQKVEITGIVPPPRSGCIVLPTTDNKILIYGGYSKERVKKDVDKGQVHTDMYVLSPPKEESKDQKWKSAHVKQSGIKFSPRCSSSAVMVSPNVAYLFGGVYDDEDDEDDEELHGTFFNDLLALDIEKRQWKNVVVAPEKDKTKRRRKKDDMDVQDVDADDDEDEEDTEPEPAKVVIDDGVFTMTLGPAPVASTCSRGSEGPKAQTFTPAPRINPGLVVKNNVLYLYGGLYEDGDRQYTLNDFYSLDLHKLNEWQTIIANDVSSQVWLDSESSESDSDSDDSSDESMEVE
- the LOC123267399 gene encoding valine--tRNA ligase, mitochondrial-like; the protein is MNFNKLNDLKRCFILYRTYCNKLNEARIADFPNTYETKGREEYWNEIWLKNNYFNPKNDNYQIKMLLPPPNVTGVLHLGHALTITVEDILARWHRMKGDSVLWVPGLDHAGIATQVAVEKNLLATKQVTRHDLGREKFLECVEEWKRDKGDKIKKQLKNLGATLDWSHEYFTMSKEHNKAVNEAFVTLHQRNLVYRHKDLVNWSPTLRSTISDIEVESIKVDKKTDLKVPGYSKNVTFGEIVDVAFKIKDCEDEIAVSTTRVESMFGDVAIAVHPEDPRYSGYIGQQVWHPLRETFIPIIADSSVRQDFGTGAVKITPGHHHQDLEIARRNALEIIEVINEDGTMNERAKNYSGVHRFDVRRKLLDELTDRGIIRGIKDHAMVIPVCSRSGDVIEYMMREQWFVSMRKMAEKAMEAVTSHKLKLNPSRFEEMWLDYLSKTKDWCVSRQLWWGHRIPAYKCLGSQNENWVVASSLAEARYVAKKQFGAIEVQQDDDVLDTWFSAGLLPLSAMGWPDDKYTKYYPLSLMETGHDIMMFWVARMVMLCSELVGKLPYNEVLLHGILCDAQGKKMSKSRGNVILPEYVVDGISLEGLNAKAEESFAAGILSKAELKHTLTVNSKMFGEGIDECGIDALRLTLSSHNIKNEKISFNVSECKTNKHFCNKIWQACKYVLLVTDDSVIEKPGNLTTVDKWVLSRLAFMVDTVNKSFEERNFYKAIKAFRQFFYYEFCDFFIEATKPGLQTSNEDIFRSHRYSLIRCLEVSLRTISPVMPYLCEELYSRLAKKLPAFTQTPSIMKLKYPTFEEDDRDCKLEERFSQVLQIILAVRNIYTYVNKSSILEVHIVTDKDNLELFEDNINVIIATTRISDTKILPENTYVVEENSICSNESGFKLYYLLKDKQIAGQMTDKVENKKIKLEQNIEKLSKSLSQEKYKTEESRTKIENQIKHLQYELEKIPRFV
- the LOC123267442 gene encoding BLOC-1-related complex subunit 7 — its product is MASASSTSARSLFVESKMRLADKVQVNVNNIASLARQIQRGSKSTEILMQSAKNFAQQEHSLENAENNLEKLALITSHLECQLAAVDRSSAKLEDVTEQVRAMQR
- the LOC123267426 gene encoding tRNA:m(4)X modification enzyme TRM13 homolog, encoding MSSDHCKFFVERKKRFCRMTVKKGNEYCGEHMEKNVTEKTSKRIPCPLDDSHTCFESKLKQHLKVCNAKRLLDARPDCIVDGINGGDVDLQAPERIPLTLLDQSVVENVIKKVEAAAEKLSEVEELILQHNILDGEVNNSSYGNYLKKHLIQNSSLLAHLNRAGLLRENTCFIEFGAGKGKLTYWLGQLIKNTKDSTVILVDRSSHRHKNDNKLKTEDCSINIVRIRADIADLCLNKIKEVKSNKYTVGIAKHLCGAATDLTLRCLTNSTKDTGVSGLIIAFCCHHRCEYISYVGKKYLQECGFTPEEFPILCSIASWATCGYAKNRQASVTEKELSDEKRRETRESIGRKVKSLLNWGRIKYLESMGFDSKLYYYTYPEISLENMCVVATRKIS